ATTATTATTTTATTTATAAGTACACATATAGATTTATTACAATATAACCTTTTATCTTCATTATTAAAATTTAAATATAATTTTTTAAAATCGTATAAGTCCTCAAATAATAATTGTAAATAAGTACAATATTTATTTATACAAGATATATCTTTTGTTTTATATCCGTTATATCTTCCCCCCATATTCATCCCCCATATCACTTATACAAAATTCTTTTATTTAAATGAGCAAATTGCATAATTAAAAGATTTCTAATATGCATACAATATATTGACATAATCATATTTTAAAATGAATTATGCAATTTTCTCAAATATTTGCCTTTTAAAAATACCTACTACTTTACTGAAATGAAATGGTTATCCTTTATATAATATCTCCATAAAAAATCTCTAGCTTCTTCAGCATAATCTATTCCTATTCTTTTTGTTTCAATAATTTCAAAATCATTATAAGAACTATCCTCTACGTATAATCTAGAACTTTCACATAGATCCTCCCAGTTATTTTCTTTATCAATATTAAAAGCCATACAAAGCTTTGAAGGACCTGAAGTTAAATTCTTTTTCTGGTAATTATTTAGTTCTTGAAATTCTTTGTTAAATCTTAATTTTGACATAATATTTATATTTTCTAAAGGCTCTATTGCTCTTATGAGAACCCCTTCTGCTTCTCCTTGTATTTTACATATTATATTAAAACAAAAATACTTACCATATATAAAATATACATAAGCTATTCCTGGTTTTCCATAAAGAGGCTCTGTTCTTTTAGTTCTTCTTCCTCCATAAGCGTGAGAAGCTTTATCTATAGCCCCAATATAAGCCTCTGCCTCTACTATCATTCCTTTTAATTTAACTCCATCTATTTCTCTAACCAATACTTTCCCTAATAATTCTTTTGCTAATATTCTAGCATCCTTACTATAAAAATCCCTTGCTAATATCAATTTTATTCCTCCTAGTCCTAAACATATTATTAATATTTTTTTCATATCTTTATATTTTAATCATATATTTTTATATTATCATGCTTGTTAATTTTATACTAATTTTTAAAACAAATTTTTATGTAGAAACATCTATGTAAAATAAATATAATTTTAATATAAAAAATATAAAAAATTATTTAATGGACATATTAATAAATCTTAATAGTTCTATATATGTACAAATCAAAACTAACTTAATATATGTACTAACCTTTTGAATTATATAATAAAAAGTCCACTACTAATTTAAGTAAAATTTTTTTGAAAAGTATATTTTACTTAAACTATTGTAAATGGACTTTTTATTTTAATATATTTAAATTTTATAAATAACGTTATTTATTTTATTTTTTATAGATATAATTTACATTTTATTTTTAAGATACAAAGCCTTTTTCTTTTAATATTTCTACAGATTTATCATAATTTTTATCATTTACTTTTATAACAGGACCTGTGCATCCCATACCGCCTTCTGCATATATCTCTTCTTTCCAAAGGGTTTTTTGAGCATCTTCTATATCCATTACATCTATACCGCTAATAGAAGATGTAGCTATTTCCTTTGTGGGCATTGGAACTTCTTCTTCATCTTCTGATTTTTTATTTTCTTTGTTTTCTATAGAGTTTAATATATCCTTTAATTTAGCTTTATTAACCTTTTCAAACTCTTCTTTTATTAATCTATTTATATTACCTTTAATCAAATCTTTTGCATATTCTATAGCATTAGCTACTACTGGTACACCGGAAGCCCTAGACAAAATTAATATATTTCTTTCATAATCCTCTCCTATACCTGGGCCATAGCCATATCCAAAGCCCTCATAACTTCCTCCAGTAGTATAAGAAGAAAATACTTTCATTAAAAGATTGCCTGTAAGAGTATCTGTTACCATAACATTAGGTGTTCCTTTTAAAAGATCATTTCCCCTCATTACTGAACCACCATCTGCTCTTAAAGATTCAGCAAAATTTATTTTATATCCATTTTTATCTAATTCTTTTAATGCTTTTTCGACTTGTCTTGCTCCGTCTAAATTTAAAATACCTACACTAGGTTCTATTGTTCCCATAGCTTTAGCTGTTATTATTCCATATACTGCATTTTTAACCATAGCTTCTGTTCTATTCATAGAAGCTGTTCCTGTAGTTGTAGCCAAGAACATTTCCCTGCCATCAGCTGGAGTAACAACCTTCCCCACAGTTGATACTCCTATAGGGAAATTATAATGCATAGTAACTGCTGCATCTATATATTTTTCATCTAATAACTCTTCCATTTTTTTATACATTTCATCTTCTTCATTAGCTTCTACTATTTCTAATGTCGTGTCCACCTTAGGGCCTATTAAAACTACTTTTATGTCATTATGCTTTTTAGCAGCAACTTCAGCACCTTTAACTAAATTTTCAACTCCATGTTCACTGCCTAAAGTAGTAATTCCTACTACTACCTTCTTATTAAAATCCCCTTTTTCTATGGAGTCTGCAATATCTAAAAGAGTTTTTCCTATTATTTTATTAACTTCTTTATTCTCCATACTATACATCACCTCTTACTCTTCTATTAGCTGTGATGCTAATTTTTTTATGGATTCTGCAATTATCTTTCTTACTTGATCCTCTGAAATTCCCTTTTCCTCTTTTTGATATCCTGTATTTCTTTCTATAATTATAGATACTCCATCAAATAAATTTGTCATACGTCCCAAGAATAAACTACCTTTTCCTACTACCATGACTCTATTTAAATTTCCTTCTGTTAAATCCTTTCTAGCAAAACCTAAATAAGGAACTCCAGATGGAATATGACCCTGTGTTGGTGCCCAACCTGACATACCATGATTTTGTATAAAATCTTTTAATTCTTTCTTTTCTATATGTTTTTTCTTAACACCTAAAGCACCTATCATTTTATAGTTTGCTTGTGGTACATCTCCCGCTCCTGCTGGTTTTGTTATATCTGGATTTTGCATTTCAACGGAATATTTATCTACATCAGTTATTTTTAATCCAGCTTTATCTAATGCATCTGTAACTAAAGAACTAATTACCGCTTGTGGTGAAGATCCTGTTCCTACAGTATGTCTCCCTACTAAATCTGTCCTAAGTACTGGATTCACTCCATCATTTTTGCTTATTAATACTGCAAATCCGCCTACACAATCCTCTAATATAGGCATTTCTTTTTTTACGTGGTCTTTTCCATTCATACCTAATTTAGCACTTGCTCCTCCACCAGCTATAACCACGTTATCATATACTCCTGATTGAACTAAAGCTGAAGCAGCTATTAAAGAGTGGCTTGGTCCTGCACAAAATCCTCTCATATCTGCTCCTGTAGCATTTGTAAAGCCAGCTACTTCTGCAAGAGATTTTGCAAAGTTTCCTCCACCTCTTTGGTTCATATCTCCACAAGCTTCTTCAGAACATTCTATAACATAATCTATTGAATTAGGATCTATATTATTTTTTGCTATAAGATTTAATAAAGATAAAACACCAGATGCTTTTACTACTAAATTTTCAAGCATAGTATGTGCATTTAGATTCACATCTACATCATGGGCTTTTTTTACACAACCAACTAGATTTCCTTCATTATATAAACCTTCTGCCCCTTCTTCATCTACAACTTTTTTGATTTCTTCTATAGCTACTCCTTCTTTTATTTTAGAAATCATATCTTCATTTATAAGTGGATGTTTTTCTAATTTAATTTTCACATTATCTATAAAAGATTTTTCTAGTAAAACTAAGTCGAATACGTCACATATTTCCATAAGCCCTATGAATTCATCTTGAGGCATCATTTCGCCTAATTTACCAAATCTACTGCTCTCTTCTATCTTTTTGTCCCACCAAGGCATTTCTATTTCGCCTAACTCATCTGGTGTCATATTTCCTATATAAGTTTGATTAGGTGCATAATTTAAAACTTCTTCAAAATTTCTTAAATGCTTAGGAAGCTCCTTAAGATATTCAGAATCTGGATTAACTATTTTCTCTGTAGTTTGAGTAGTTCCATTATGAAGTACCATATCTGGAGTATGAACCAAAATATATGATGCTCCTTTTATTACTGGATAATTCATAGTTGTTCCCCCCTAATATTTAGGAGGCTGAATTATAAATATATACAGCCTCCTTAATTTTATAATTCTTTATTTACCCACTTTACATGTTTTAATCAAGAAATTTACAAAATTCTTCTCTTATATCTGTCATTTCCTCTATGATTTCATCTACTTCTAAAACCATTTCCATCATACCTATTTCTTCTTCATAAATATTTTCATTTACTTCTTCTTTAAATTCTGGTTCTACCGCATGATAAACTCTTAGTCCTAACTGGACATTGGACAATGGACCTGCAAAAGTTGGATCTCCATTAGTAACTGTCTCAGCAGCAAGACCTGCTGCTTCTCCCTCTGCTGCGCCTAAAATTACTAGTATATTTTCAGCACCATGTTTTTCTGTTAATGTTTTTACTCTTTTTTGATTTTCCAAATCCATTGCTCCGGCGGCAGTTCAAACAAAGCATTCTGTTGATGAAAATACTACTTCTGCTCCTGTACCTTCTATACATTTTTCTATAGCTGGACCTGGGATTCCATCCCTATCTCCAATTATAATTACTTTTTTTCCTTCAAATAAACTCATTAAAATTCCTCCCTTAATTTATTTGTATTTTAAACTCCTTAATTTTTATATACACACTTTAAATGGCTAAATAAATTTGAATTTTTATATTACATTTTTTGTTATCATAGCTTCTATATTTGCTTTTGTAGCATCTTCTTTAACTACCTCTTCTAGCTTTTCTCCATCTTTATATAAAATTATAGTTGGAAGTCCTAAAACTTTTTGAGATATAGCAAGTCTTCTAGCTTTACTAGTATTTAATTTGCAAAATTTAATCTTATCTTCATATTTCTTTGATAATTCTTCTACATCAGGCATTAAAGCCTCACATGGAACACAACCATCTCCAAAATAATCCACCAATACATAACCTTCTGATTTCAACACTTCTTCTTCAAAAGTCTTTTTGTCTAATACTAACATTTTATAACCGCCTTTCAAATAATTTTATATATATTTAAAAATTATCTTCAACATATTTATAAGCTTCTACTGCTGCTATAGCACCATCTGCTGCTGCAGTAACTACCTGTCTTAAGGATTTTTCTCTTATATCACCAGCAGCAAATACTCCTTCTATATTAGTTTCCATTTTATCGTTAGTTTTTATATATCCTGCTTCATTCATAGTGATAATATCTTTAAATAAATTGTTTATAGGTAAATATCCTACAAAAACAAATATTCCAAAAGTTCCATCATCCTCATCTGCAAAGTATTCAGTTATTTCTCCTGTTTTTTTATTTTTAAATACTGCAGATTCTACTATTCCATCACCTTTTATTTCTTCTACTACAGAATCCCACATGATTTCTATTTTAGGATTTTTAAACACTTTTTCTTGTATTGATTTAGCACCTCTTAGGGCATCTCTTCTATGAACCACTGTTACTTTTCTTGCAAACTTACTAAGATATAGGGCTTCTTCTAAAGCTGAATCTCCCCCTCCTATTACAAACACTTCTAAATCCGTAAAAAAGTCAGCATCGCAAGTAGCACAATAGGATACTCCCTTTCCTATCAGTTCATTTTCACCTTTGCAACCTATATGCCTAGGAGCAGCGCCAGTAGCTACAATTACAGATTTTGCTTTATACTCTTCCTTTTCACCCTTTATAATCTTAATTTTTCCAGTAAAATCTACTTCTTTAACAGTATCTTTTTTTCTTTCTGCTCCAAACTCTTCTACCTGTTCTTCCATTCTCTCTACTAAAGTTTTTCCTGTAGCATTTCTTATAGAACCAGGGTAGTTAGCCACCTCATCTGTTATTACTATTTGCCCACCTGCTTTATTTCTCTCTAATATTAAAGTTTTTAATCTAGCTCTTGCAGCATATAAACCTGCTGATAATCCTGCTGGACCTGAACCTATAATTATAAGATCATAAACATTGTCCATATCTTATCCCCCCCGCAATTTAATACTAAAATCTTATATTTATTTTTATTAAATTATATTTTTATTAACACACTCATTTAACTAAAATTACTATTTAAAATCATTAAAATATATGAAATAATTTTTCCTTTGATCTTAAATTTTCCCTTTGATTAAAGTAAATCTTCTAGAAATTTTTTATTCAAAAACTGTTTGTTCATCTATATCTGTTTCTAAAGCTTTTAATGCTTTTTCTGTAAGTTCATATCTTAATTCAAATTCTCTTTCTTTATCTAGATTTGGATTTCCAAGTGGATGTGGTATTGCTATAGTTGGAACTATTCTATTAGCACCAACTGTAAGAGAAATTGGAACTACTGTACACATATGAACAACTGGAAGTCCTCCACGTTCTATTTCTTTTACTAGTGTTGCACCGCAACGAGTACAAGTTCCTCATGTGGAAGTTAGTATAACTGCATCTACACCATCTTCTTTTAATTGATTTACTATCTCATTTCCAAATTTCATAGAAGATGCTACAGCTGTACCATTTCCAACAGTACTATAGAAATATCTATGAAGTTCTCCTATTTTCCCTTCCTTCTCCATTTTTCTTAATACATCTACAGGTATAACTCTGTCTGAATCTTCATTTGCATAGTTAGGATCATATCCTCCATGTGCAGTTTCATAAGTTTCTGAATTTAAATCCATAAGTCCTTCTATATCATATTTACCATATTTTGATGCACTAGAGGATTCTATATG
Above is a window of Clostridium sporogenes DNA encoding:
- a CDS encoding DNA-3-methyladenine glycosylase, with protein sequence MILARDFYSKDARILAKELLGKVLVREIDGVKLKGMIVEAEAYIGAIDKASHAYGGRRTKRTEPLYGKPGIAYVYFIYGKYFCFNIICKIQGEAEGVLIRAIEPLENINIMSKLRFNKEFQELNNYQKKNLTSGPSKLCMAFNIDKENNWEDLCESSRLYVEDSSYNDFEIIETKRIGIDYAEEARDFLWRYYIKDNHFISVK
- a CDS encoding glycine reductase, giving the protein MENKEVNKIIGKTLLDIADSIEKGDFNKKVVVGITTLGSEHGVENLVKGAEVAAKKHNDIKVVLIGPKVDTTLEIVEANEEDEMYKKMEELLDEKYIDAAVTMHYNFPIGVSTVGKVVTPADGREMFLATTTGTASMNRTEAMVKNAVYGIITAKAMGTIEPSVGILNLDGARQVEKALKELDKNGYKINFAESLRADGGSVMRGNDLLKGTPNVMVTDTLTGNLLMKVFSSYTTGGSYEGFGYGYGPGIGEDYERNILILSRASGVPVVANAIEYAKDLIKGNINRLIKEEFEKVNKAKLKDILNSIENKENKKSEDEEEVPMPTKEIATSSISGIDVMDIEDAQKTLWKEEIYAEGGMGCTGPVIKVNDKNYDKSVEILKEKGFVS
- a CDS encoding ketoacyl-ACP synthase III family protein, with the translated sequence MNYPVIKGASYILVHTPDMVLHNGTTQTTEKIVNPDSEYLKELPKHLRNFEEVLNYAPNQTYIGNMTPDELGEIEMPWWDKKIEESSRFGKLGEMMPQDEFIGLMEICDVFDLVLLEKSFIDNVKIKLEKHPLINEDMISKIKEGVAIEEIKKVVDEEGAEGLYNEGNLVGCVKKAHDVDVNLNAHTMLENLVVKASGVLSLLNLIAKNNIDPNSIDYVIECSEEACGDMNQRGGGNFAKSLAEVAGFTNATGADMRGFCAGPSHSLIAASALVQSGVYDNVVIAGGGASAKLGMNGKDHVKKEMPILEDCVGGFAVLISKNDGVNPVLRTDLVGRHTVGTGSSPQAVISSLVTDALDKAGLKITDVDKYSVEMQNPDITKPAGAGDVPQANYKMIGALGVKKKHIEKKELKDFIQNHGMSGWAPTQGHIPSGVPYLGFARKDLTEGNLNRVMVVGKGSLFLGRMTNLFDGVSIIIERNTGYQKEEKGISEDQVRKIIAESIKKLASQLIEE
- a CDS encoding glycine/sarcosine/betaine reductase complex selenoprotein A, whose product is MSLFEGKKVIIIGDRDGIPGPAIEKCIEGTGAEVVFSSTECFVUTAAGAMDLENQKRVKTLTEKHGAENILVILGAAEGEAAGLAAETVTNGDPTFAGPLSNVQLGLRVYHAVEPEFKEEVNENIYEEEIGMMEMVLEVDEIIEEMTDIREEFCKFLD
- a CDS encoding thioredoxin family protein is translated as MLVLDKKTFEEEVLKSEGYVLVDYFGDGCVPCEALMPDVEELSKKYEDKIKFCKLNTSKARRLAISQKVLGLPTIILYKDGEKLEEVVKEDATKANIEAMITKNVI
- the trxB gene encoding thioredoxin-disulfide reductase, with amino-acid sequence MDNVYDLIIIGSGPAGLSAGLYAARARLKTLILERNKAGGQIVITDEVANYPGSIRNATGKTLVERMEEQVEEFGAERKKDTVKEVDFTGKIKIIKGEKEEYKAKSVIVATGAAPRHIGCKGENELIGKGVSYCATCDADFFTDLEVFVIGGGDSALEEALYLSKFARKVTVVHRRDALRGAKSIQEKVFKNPKIEIMWDSVVEEIKGDGIVESAVFKNKKTGEITEYFADEDDGTFGIFVFVGYLPINNLFKDIITMNEAGYIKTNDKMETNIEGVFAAGDIREKSLRQVVTAAADGAIAAVEAYKYVEDNF